A stretch of Geitlerinema sp. PCC 9228 DNA encodes these proteins:
- the sufC gene encoding Fe-S cluster assembly ATPase SufC, which produces MSQENNQVILSIRNLTAEVEGTQILNGVNLEIKAGETHAIMGTNGSGKSTLSKVLAGHPDYQVTGGEVIYQGKNLLEMEADERSLAGIFMAFQYPVEIPGVSNLEFLRASYNSQRKARGLEEIDAFDFEDLVEEKLDFVKMDSSFLERNLNEGFSGGEKKRNEILQMALLEPTLAILDETDSGLDIDALKTVAHGVNQLAGPEKSMLVITHYQRLLNYIVPDYVHVMANGRIITTGNKELAEELEEKGYDWIKEQTAGAGV; this is translated from the coding sequence ATGAGTCAAGAAAACAACCAAGTAATTCTCTCGATACGCAATCTGACCGCTGAAGTAGAAGGCACCCAGATTCTCAATGGCGTCAACCTAGAAATTAAAGCAGGAGAAACCCATGCCATCATGGGAACCAACGGGTCTGGCAAAAGCACGCTATCCAAGGTGCTTGCCGGCCATCCCGATTACCAAGTCACTGGTGGTGAGGTGATTTATCAAGGGAAAAACCTGCTGGAAATGGAAGCCGACGAGCGTTCGTTGGCAGGTATTTTCATGGCGTTTCAGTACCCCGTGGAAATTCCTGGGGTAAGCAATTTAGAGTTTTTACGTGCTTCCTACAATTCCCAAAGAAAGGCACGGGGATTGGAAGAAATTGATGCTTTTGATTTTGAAGATTTGGTGGAAGAGAAGCTGGATTTTGTGAAGATGGATTCCAGCTTTTTGGAACGCAACCTCAACGAAGGGTTTTCCGGCGGCGAGAAAAAACGCAACGAAATTCTGCAAATGGCTTTGCTGGAGCCTACTTTAGCGATTCTCGACGAGACGGATTCTGGGCTGGATATTGATGCTTTAAAAACGGTGGCGCATGGAGTGAATCAACTGGCAGGCCCGGAAAAATCCATGTTGGTGATTACCCACTACCAACGTTTGTTGAATTATATCGTTCCCGATTACGTGCATGTGATGGCTAACGGACGGATTATTACCACCGGGAATAAAGAGTTGGCCGAAGAACTGGAAGAGAAAGGATACGATTGGATTAAAGAACAGACGGCAGGTGCAGGGGTATAG
- the sufD gene encoding Fe-S cluster assembly protein SufD: MNVQVPSAQLKTDAQGQAYLKRLLERTQVTSDGGWLQEVRDRATAMVQELGIPSSKDEQWRFTDLKPLRETEFSPAQVSQISPTASLEQLGLNVPEAKESRLVFVNGRYAPELSSTAAVPAGVWIGHLAEFPDSERLQPYLAQQPGDREVFTALNTTSFPDAAVVWIPKNTEVEPPLHLLFIATGEQQPTISHPRCLVVAERSSACTLIEEYIVAEREWCQQPVADQPYFTNTVAEFWLQENAQMKHARIQREGTDAFHIGKNAITQAKDSRYSCVAISVGARLARHHLEVFQAGTGTETTLNGLSMVCGDQLSDLHSLISTNHPNGKANQIHKCIIDDRAHSVFNGKILVPQTAQQTDASQLNRNLLLSRQGKVNTKPQLEIVADDVKCAHGATVSQLESEELFYLQSRGLDLETSRNLLLDSFCREILQKLPVPSLTTKLSRCFACRTSSENQ; the protein is encoded by the coding sequence ATGAACGTGCAGGTACCGAGTGCTCAATTAAAAACTGATGCCCAAGGGCAAGCGTATTTGAAACGGCTGCTCGAACGCACGCAAGTAACTTCGGATGGTGGCTGGTTGCAGGAAGTGCGCGATCGCGCTACGGCCATGGTTCAGGAGTTGGGCATTCCCTCTAGCAAAGATGAACAGTGGCGGTTTACCGATTTAAAACCCTTGCGGGAAACGGAATTTTCTCCCGCACAAGTTTCCCAAATTTCCCCCACTGCCTCTTTAGAGCAGCTGGGATTGAACGTTCCAGAAGCCAAAGAAAGCCGTTTGGTATTTGTTAACGGTCGTTATGCCCCGGAATTGTCGTCAACAGCGGCCGTGCCGGCGGGGGTTTGGATCGGTCATTTGGCAGAATTTCCCGACTCCGAACGGTTGCAGCCTTATTTGGCCCAACAACCGGGCGATCGCGAAGTGTTTACCGCCCTCAACACCACCAGTTTCCCCGATGCGGCAGTGGTGTGGATTCCCAAAAACACGGAAGTAGAACCCCCCCTGCACTTACTCTTTATAGCCACCGGCGAACAGCAACCAACCATTTCCCATCCCCGCTGCTTGGTGGTTGCCGAACGCAGCAGTGCTTGCACCCTGATCGAAGAATACATCGTTGCCGAACGGGAGTGGTGCCAGCAACCCGTTGCAGACCAACCCTACTTCACCAACACCGTCGCCGAATTCTGGCTGCAAGAAAACGCCCAAATGAAACATGCCAGGATTCAACGGGAAGGCACCGATGCCTTTCATATTGGCAAAAACGCCATTACCCAAGCCAAAGACAGCCGCTACAGCTGCGTTGCCATTAGTGTTGGCGCTCGTTTGGCACGTCACCATCTGGAAGTGTTCCAAGCCGGAACCGGCACGGAAACCACCCTCAACGGTCTGAGCATGGTTTGCGGCGATCAACTTTCGGACTTGCACAGCCTGATTTCCACGAACCATCCCAACGGCAAGGCCAACCAAATCCACAAATGCATCATTGACGATCGCGCCCATTCCGTGTTCAATGGGAAAATTCTGGTGCCACAAACCGCACAACAGACCGATGCCAGTCAGCTCAACCGCAACTTGCTGCTTTCGCGTCAAGGCAAAGTCAATACCAAACCCCAACTGGAAATTGTTGCCGATGATGTCAAGTGCGCCCACGGCGCTACGGTGAGCCAGTTAGAATCGGAAGAACTATTTTACCTGCAAAGTCGGGGATTGGATTTGGAAACCAGCCGCAACTTGCTGCTCGATAGTTTTTGCCGGGAAATCCTCCAAAAATTACCCGTTCCATCCCTGACGACCAAGCTCAGTCGCTGTTTTGCCTGTCGCACTAGCAGCGAAAACCAGTAA
- a CDS encoding SufS family cysteine desulfurase has translation MTLAQEPTLAHRVRTDFPILNQEIEGNPLVYFDNAATSQKPKAVIEALQNYYERDNANVHRGIHELSARATEAFEGTRDKVARLIDAASREEIVYTRNATEAVNLVAYSWGMNTLQPGDEIILTVMEHHSNLVPWQFVAQKTGATLKFVEPTETGEFNLDQFQSLISHRTKLVGVVHVSNMLGCISPVVEITDIAHRYGAKVLVDACQSVPHMPVDVQKIDCDWLVASGHKMCAPTGIGFLYGKLDLLREMSPFLGGGEMIGEVFLDHSTYADLPHKFEAGTPAIGEAIALGAAVDYLSNIGMETIYAYEKQLTQYLFKRLEEVPGMTYYGPSPNPDGGGRASLVTFTNATVHPQDLATLLDREGIAIRSGHHCTQPLHRHYGIQSTARASVYFYNTREEIDRFIAALQETIEFFSSIME, from the coding sequence ATGACTCTCGCTCAAGAACCCACCCTTGCTCACCGCGTACGCACCGATTTCCCAATTTTAAACCAAGAAATCGAGGGAAATCCTTTGGTGTATTTCGACAATGCGGCCACTTCCCAAAAACCCAAAGCTGTGATCGAGGCCCTGCAAAACTACTACGAAAGGGATAATGCCAACGTTCATCGGGGCATCCACGAACTGAGTGCCAGGGCAACCGAAGCTTTTGAGGGAACTCGGGATAAAGTGGCGCGGTTGATCGATGCCGCTTCCCGCGAAGAAATTGTCTACACCCGCAATGCCACGGAAGCTGTCAATTTGGTGGCCTATAGCTGGGGGATGAATACCCTACAGCCGGGGGATGAAATTATTCTCACGGTGATGGAACACCACAGCAATTTGGTGCCCTGGCAGTTTGTGGCCCAAAAAACCGGTGCCACGCTGAAATTTGTGGAACCCACCGAAACCGGCGAGTTCAATCTCGACCAGTTTCAGTCGTTAATTTCCCATCGCACCAAGCTGGTGGGAGTGGTGCACGTTTCCAATATGTTGGGATGCATTTCCCCGGTGGTGGAAATTACTGATATTGCCCACCGCTACGGGGCCAAAGTGTTGGTGGATGCCTGTCAAAGCGTTCCCCACATGCCAGTAGACGTGCAGAAAATTGATTGCGACTGGCTGGTGGCTTCCGGACATAAAATGTGCGCTCCCACCGGTATTGGCTTTTTGTACGGAAAACTGGATTTGCTGCGGGAAATGTCCCCGTTTTTAGGCGGTGGGGAGATGATTGGTGAGGTGTTTTTGGACCATTCTACCTACGCGGATTTGCCCCACAAGTTTGAAGCGGGAACGCCGGCCATTGGCGAAGCCATTGCGTTGGGAGCGGCGGTAGATTACCTCAGCAATATTGGCATGGAAACCATCTATGCCTACGAAAAACAGCTGACCCAGTACCTGTTCAAACGCTTGGAAGAAGTTCCGGGCATGACCTATTACGGGCCCTCCCCGAATCCCGACGGCGGTGGCAGAGCTTCCCTGGTAACGTTTACTAACGCAACTGTGCATCCGCAAGATTTGGCGACCCTTTTAGACCGCGAAGGCATTGCCATTCGTTCTGGCCACCACTGTACGCAACCTTTGCATCGTCATTATGGGATTCAATCTACAGCCAGGGCTAGTGTGTATTTTTACAATACCCGCGAGGAAATCGATCGCTTTATTGCTGCTTTGCAAGAAACGATTGAGTTCTTTAGCAGCATTATGGAATAG